A part of Cannabis sativa cultivar Pink pepper isolate KNU-18-1 chromosome 6, ASM2916894v1, whole genome shotgun sequence genomic DNA contains:
- the LOC115724546 gene encoding uncharacterized protein LOC115724546, which yields MSAACRAWIVATSIGAVEALKDQGVCRWNHALRSLQQHVHNNVRSYSQAKRLSSNSVSLVSNQIKRSREEKITKVMELSSWGPSTIRF from the coding sequence ATGAGTGCAGCTTGCAGAGCTTGGATTGTGGCGACGAGTATTGGAGCTGTTGAGGCATTGAAAGACCAAGGAGTATGCAGGTGGAACCATGCATTGAGATCTTTGCAACAACATGTTCATAACAATGTTAGGTCCTATTCTCAAGCCAAGAGGCTCTCTTCTAATTCTGTCTCTCTGGTTTCAAACCAAATCAAACGCTCAAGAGAGGAGAAGATAACCAAAGTCATGGAGTTAAGCTCATGGGGTCCTAGCACTATAAGGTTTTAA
- the LOC115694961 gene encoding uncharacterized protein LOC115694961, which produces MSSTSKAWAVATSIGVVEALKDQGVCRWNSVLRSIQQHTKANLRSYSQAKKIPAQYSNNISKDEKLKQSEDSLRTVMYLSCWGPNN; this is translated from the coding sequence ATGAGTTCAACAAGCAAGGCTTGGGCAGTGGCAACAAGTATTGGAGTAGTTGAAGCTTTGAAGGACCAAGGCGTTTGtagatggaattctgttttaAGGTCAATTCAGCAAcacacaaaggcaaatctcagATCATATTCTCAGGCCAAGAAGATTCCAGCTCAGTATTCTAATAACATCTCCAAAGATGAGAAATTGAAGCAATCTGAGGATTCTCTTAGAACTGTCATGTATTTGAGTTGTTGGGGTCCCAATAATTGA